The region AGAGAATATATTAAGCTTCAGGAACGGGCTTTGGAGATTTCAAAAATTCAGAAACAGGCATCTGCAACAACTGAATTGGCTGTAAAGAAGTTTGAAGCAGAGCTAGCAAAATCCAGAGCTTCGGAGTATACAATTCGTCAGGATATAACAGAGAAAGAAAATGAAATAAATGCACTTTTAGGAAGATATCCGCAAGCTATTGTGAGAACGAAAGAGAGCTTTATGTCAACCATTCCTCAGACTGTATATACCGGAATTCCTTCGCAGCTACTGGCAAACCGTCCGGATATTAAGCAGGCGGAATTAGAATTAAAAGCTGCGAAACTTGATGTACAGGCTGCCAGAAAAGAGTTTTATCCTTCACTGAATATTTCAGCAGCATTAGGTTTGGAAGCATTTAAGCCTTCTTATCTCGTGAAAATGCCGGAATCTATTGCTTACAATCTGGTAGGAGAACTGGCAGGACCGCTTATCAATAAAAGTGCTATTAAGGCAAATTTCCAGGCAGCAGACGCAAGACAAATTCAGGCATTATACGAATACGATAAAACTATTCTCAATGCCTATCTGGATGTTGCTAATCTAATGTCCAAGGTTAAGAATATTGATGAGTTTTATAAACTTAAATCTCAGGAAAATCATGCTTTAGAAGAAGCTACGGGCATTGCAAATCAGTTATTTAAAAACTCACGTGCAGATTATTTGGAGGTTTTACTAAATCAGAGGGATGCACTGGATGCCAAATTGGAATTAATTGATGCCAAACAACAGCAGCTAAGCACAGTTGTAGATATCTACAAAAGCTTAGGTGGAGGCTGGAAATAAATTTAATAATTATTTATTTAAACCTTATAGGTTTGCAAGAACCCCGGTATTAATCGGGGTTTTGTTGTGTTTTAGATTGAAATTGATTTTATTCAAAAATCCGTGGATCATCGCTAATAAGGCCGTCTATGCCCATTTTTTGCAGTTCCTGTAATCTTTCTTTTGAATTTACAGTCCATGGAATTACTTTCATTCCTAAGGCATGGCATTCCTTTACGAGTTCAGGAGTTACAAGACTTTGATCCGGGCTATAAATAGTAGGAGTGAAGCTTAGAAACCTCATATCTCCTTTTACGCCATTAAGGTGATTAGGATATTGCTTGAACTTTTCTACAGGAATATTCTGAAAGTTAGTCCGCTGCTGAGCAATTTTTTGATCATCAACTTTCTCTACAAGCAGAGCCGTCATTATTTTAGGATACTTCTTATGGATAATTTCTAAAGTTCTGGGATCAAAAGACTGAATGATAACTCTGTCCTGAATGCCTTTTTCCAAGATAATTTTCATCATAAGATCCGTAAATTCTTTTGGCTCGGGATGGAATATATTATCGGAGAACGGACGTGTTTTAGTTTCTATATTATAGAAGGGGAGCGGCCTTTTTAATTCGCGAGCATAACTTTCACAGGAATCTATTACAGCAGAAAATAAAGGCTTCTGTGCTTTCATTTTCTTCTGATCCGGATAGCGCTCAAGCTTTTTCATACCTACATCATAAGTCTGAATCTTTGCGTAAGGCATATCATAGATTTTATAATAAAAACCGGAGTCTCTTGGGATGTATTTACCGTTAGGTTTTGTAACAAGTTCCGGAGAAAGGAAAGCGTCATGAGAAAGGATAACTTTTCTGTCTTTGGTAATCACTAAATCCATTTCCAGTGTTGTAATCCCCATTTTTAGGGCATTTTTCATAGCTGGTATCGTATTTTCAGGATATAGTGATTTTCCGCCTCTGTGAGCCTGTTTATCAAAAGATTGCGCATAATTTAGCTGTGTAGCCATGCAGAGAATTCCTGCAAAAAATAAGCTTTTCATAAATTAAAATTAAATTTTTCGAAATTATGAAATCACTGATTATTACCTGATTACGGGTATGTTAAGTTTTCAATATATTTATATGAAATGCTTTTCATGGTAAAAAAGGGAGGAAAAAAAATGAAAAAACGTATCTTTGCGTTTTGAAACTTATGGAAAAAATAAAGGTTCACGACAAAACATTCGTACCCTATCTGAAGGACGAAGAATTACAAGAAATTGTTAAAGATGTAGCTCTTAAAATTTACGAAGATTATAAAGACGAAGTTCCTGTCTTTGTTGGAGTACTTAACGGAGTATTCATGTTTTTCTCTGATTTAATGAAACATTATCCGGGAAATTGTGAAATTGCATTTCTTCAGGTAAGCTCTTATGCCGGGACACAATCTACAGGTATTGTATACAAGAAAATGGATCTGACAAAAGATATTAAAGATCGTCATATCATCCTTGTAGAAGATATC is a window of Elizabethkingia anophelis R26 DNA encoding:
- a CDS encoding glycerophosphodiester phosphodiesterase family protein, with protein sequence MKSLFFAGILCMATQLNYAQSFDKQAHRGGKSLYPENTIPAMKNALKMGITTLEMDLVITKDRKVILSHDAFLSPELVTKPNGKYIPRDSGFYYKIYDMPYAKIQTYDVGMKKLERYPDQKKMKAQKPLFSAVIDSCESYARELKRPLPFYNIETKTRPFSDNIFHPEPKEFTDLMMKIILEKGIQDRVIIQSFDPRTLEIIHKKYPKIMTALLVEKVDDQKIAQQRTNFQNIPVEKFKQYPNHLNGVKGDMRFLSFTPTIYSPDQSLVTPELVKECHALGMKVIPWTVNSKERLQELQKMGIDGLISDDPRIFE
- a CDS encoding TolC family protein, which codes for MMENLKTKSIISAVAVSLVLASCKAPMVTVVKDEVKSNLPQNFNQQETEDSGNNSGTTPWRQFFTDPNLVSLIETALKNNQDLLITFQQIEIAKSGVLAKKGMLNPTVSAGVNAGLKKAGRYTSEGAGDATTEIEPGRKMPDPLGNFAGGITASWEVDIWKKLRTEKESAIAHYLSTVEGKNFVLSSLIEEVADSYYELLALDNQLDITREYIKLQERALEISKIQKQASATTELAVKKFEAELAKSRASEYTIRQDITEKENEINALLGRYPQAIVRTKESFMSTIPQTVYTGIPSQLLANRPDIKQAELELKAAKLDVQAARKEFYPSLNISAALGLEAFKPSYLVKMPESIAYNLVGELAGPLINKSAIKANFQAADARQIQALYEYDKTILNAYLDVANLMSKVKNIDEFYKLKSQENHALEEATGIANQLFKNSRADYLEVLLNQRDALDAKLELIDAKQQQLSTVVDIYKSLGGGWK
- the hpt gene encoding hypoxanthine phosphoribosyltransferase codes for the protein MEKIKVHDKTFVPYLKDEELQEIVKDVALKIYEDYKDEVPVFVGVLNGVFMFFSDLMKHYPGNCEIAFLQVSSYAGTQSTGIVYKKMDLTKDIKDRHIILVEDIVDTGNTIEALFEYFKNTQRPKSVKLASLLLKPEVYTKQFKIDYIGKEIPNKFVLGYGLDYDELGRNLKDLYHLEDGKINDK